A genome region from Triticum aestivum cultivar Chinese Spring chromosome 2B, IWGSC CS RefSeq v2.1, whole genome shotgun sequence includes the following:
- the LOC123042528 gene encoding rust resistance kinase Lr10-like produces the protein MSIFLVTALVVCLVSHGADMATASAAWDDQDFFRNCPPSRCSKDGPEIRFPLRLDSSNTSSSCGATCAKLACSGQSTIMLHPLLGPCNVNAINYTGALLNITPLTSACTMIQNLISTSSPPADTGHHCTPHYSRSGRLVGCSREFTPSGITQYPVYDERGSYYASASAADTIAGPISCLSNKTHFSYLVATYAFMYYLPLDCKVISDVALPIFGTGYYGSASKHGVEGALQFYDIAADWSEQEPSSIPSECQKCEKNGQRCAFSSQKNETFCLSQPHKGSCVKIIAATSSSAAFVVLLLMVATALYLSLKTRYNEEIHLKVEMFLKTYGTSKPTRYTFSEIKKITRRIKDKLGQGGFGSVYKGELPNGVPVAIKMLENSNGEGQEFINEVATIGRIHYTNIVRLLGFCSEGTRRAIIYVFMSKDSLEKYIFSGNYIVPRELLAPEKMLDIALGIARGIEYLHQGCNQRILHLDIKPHNILLDYSFNPKNSDFGLAKLCARDQSIIILTAARGTMGYIAPELYSRNFGGISYKSDVYSFGMLVLEMVSGRRNSDPSVGIQNQVYLPEWIYEKVMTGEELVLTLEVTPEGQVNMRQLAIVALWCIQWNPRNRPSMTKVINMLLGSLQDLQVPPKPFVPSDNRRTP, from the exons ATGAGTATATTTCTTGTCACAGCCCTGGTGGTCTGCCTTGTCAGCCATGGAGCCGACATGGCCACAGCTTCGGCAGCTTGGGATGACCAAGATTTCTTCAGAAACTGTCCGCCGTCCCGGTGCAGCAAGGATGGACCCGAGATCCGGTTCCCACTCCGGCTTGATTCCAGCAATACATCTTCATCCTGCGGTGCAACATGTGCGAAGCTAGCATGCTCAGGCCAATCCACTATCATGCTTCACCCACTTCTTGGCCCATGCAATGTCAACGCCATAAATTACACCGGTGCCCTCCTCAACATCACCCCGCTTACCTCCGCGTGCACAATGATTCAGAATCTCATATCGACAAGTTCACCACCGGCTGACACTGGCCACCACTGTACTCCACATTATAGCAGATCTGGAAGGCTTGTAGGCTGCTCAAGGGAGTTCACGCCAAGCGGGATTACTCAGTATCCCGTCTATGACGAGAGAGGCAGTTACTATGCTTCTGCCTCAGCTGCCGATACTATCGCCGGCCCAATCTCCTGCCTTAGCAACAAAACCCACTTCTCGTATTTGGTGGCAACTTATGCATTCATGTATTATCTTCCATTAGACTGCAAGGTCATATCAGATGTCGCCCTCCCGATATTTGGCACAGGATATTATGGGTCAGCATCCAAGCATGGTGTTGAAGGAGCCCTCCAGTTTTATGACATAGCAGCCGACTGGAGTGAACAGGAGCCGTCATCCATTCCCTCTGAGTGCCAAAAATGTGAGAAGAACGGGCAACGCTGCGCATTCAGCTCGCAAAAGAACGAAACATTCTGCTTGTCTCAACCTCATAAAG GTTCATGTGTCAAAATCATTGCAG CTACATCATCTTCAGCCGCATTTGTTGTTCTTCTGTTGATGGTAGCCACTGCTCTTTATCTTTCGCTAAAGACAAGATACAATGAAGAGATACATTTGAAAGTTGAAATGTTCCTCAAGACATATGGCACATCAAAACCCACAAGGTACACTTTCTCCGAAATTAAGAAGATAACAAGACGGATCAAGGATAAATTAGGACAAGGTGGATTTGGAAGTGTGTACAAAGGTGAGCTACCAAATGGAGTTCCTGTGGCGATCAAGATGCTGGAGAACTCTAATGGAGAGGGGCAGGAATTCATCAATGAAGTTGCAACTATCGGGAGAATCCACTATACAAACATTGTCCGCCTTCTTGGCTTTTGCTCTGAAGGTACAAGAAGGGCTATTATTTACGTATTCATGTCTAAAGATTCATTGGAGAAATATATATTCTCAGGTAATTACATTGTTCCCCGAGAACTCCTGGCACCAGAAAAAATGCTAGATATTGCTTTAGGCATTGCTAGAGGAATAGAATACTTGCATCAAGGATGCAATCAGCGCATCCTCCACTTGGACATCAAGCCTCACAATATCTTACTGGACTACAGCTTTAATCCGAAGAACTCAGACTTCGGCCTTGCAAAGTTATGTGCAAGGGACCAAAGCATCATTATCTTGACCGCAGCAAGAGGCACCATGGGTTACATCGCACCAGAACTATACTCTAGGAACTTTGGAGGGATATCCTACAAGTCAGATGTTTACAGTTTTGGCATGCTGGTGTTAGAAATGGTGAGTGGGAGGAGGAACTCAGACCCAAGTGTTGGGATCCAGAACCAGGTATATCTCCCGGAGTGGATCTATGAGAAAGTAATGACTGGAGAGGAACTGGTGCTTACTCTGGAAGTGACACCAGAAGGGCAAGTAAATATGAGACAGCTGGCTATTGTGGCACTGTGGTGTATTCAGTGGAACCCAAGAAACCGGCCATCAATGACAAAGGTGATAAACATGTTATTGGGAAGTTTGCAGGATCTGCAGGTGCCGCCTAAGCCCTTTGTCCCATCTGACAATCGCCGCACGCCATAA